The proteins below come from a single Chitinophaga pinensis DSM 2588 genomic window:
- a CDS encoding alpha/beta hydrolase family protein, giving the protein MLRYLIIICLFITGTVTAQDMNGNWYGVFTTPQGQKQRLQLQLSRGVGYQLKGVLKSPDIAKDDIALDTIWYKNGYLNFAINKISLKYSGNWNSIRSRFEGAFEQVGNKTTLNFSRDDVKDLTVTRFQDPSPNTVYDVEEVKFVDPVDKVLLSGSFSHPGVNAPFPVIVLISGAGQQNRDNEILDHRPFAVLTDYLVKHGIATLRLDDRGIGESTGNYDSSGIFNFAEDVKAAVSWLRKNKLADTAAIGLLGYAEGGAVAQIVAAADSNIAFVINMASPGLDGREAYNRRLVQTALAYGEKEAYVEGYVSSYQRYLNVLALTNHPAERQRKASAELTAIYNHFGDSTNTVGRQHFIETTYAVDTKAEALSLLQYDPAAYLSKIKSPVLAINGSEDIFNEATSNLKGIESGLIKGGNQFVTIRTFAGLNHLFQRCNTCSAEEYATIDETINPAVLEFITRWVQLLY; this is encoded by the coding sequence ATGCTCAGATATCTGATTATCATTTGCCTTTTTATTACAGGAACAGTGACTGCACAGGACATGAACGGCAACTGGTACGGCGTTTTCACCACTCCACAGGGTCAGAAACAACGTTTGCAGCTACAGCTCTCACGTGGTGTCGGTTATCAGCTCAAAGGCGTCCTGAAAAGCCCTGACATCGCAAAGGATGATATTGCACTGGACACTATCTGGTACAAAAACGGATACCTGAATTTTGCCATCAACAAGATCAGTCTTAAATACAGCGGTAACTGGAACTCTATCAGAAGCCGCTTCGAAGGCGCCTTCGAGCAGGTGGGTAATAAAACGACCCTCAACTTCTCCCGCGATGATGTGAAAGACCTGACCGTGACCCGTTTCCAGGACCCTTCTCCCAATACGGTGTATGATGTTGAAGAGGTTAAATTTGTTGATCCGGTAGACAAAGTCCTGCTCAGCGGCAGCTTTAGTCATCCCGGCGTAAACGCACCCTTTCCGGTGATCGTACTGATCTCCGGCGCCGGACAACAAAACCGTGACAACGAAATACTGGATCACCGTCCTTTCGCGGTACTGACCGATTACCTGGTAAAACACGGCATCGCTACCCTGCGTCTCGATGATCGTGGAATAGGAGAGAGCACCGGCAATTATGACTCTTCCGGTATCTTCAATTTTGCAGAAGATGTAAAAGCCGCCGTTTCCTGGTTGCGCAAAAATAAACTCGCGGATACTGCCGCTATCGGATTACTCGGTTACGCCGAAGGAGGCGCAGTCGCACAGATCGTGGCTGCCGCAGATTCCAATATCGCATTCGTCATCAACATGGCCTCTCCGGGTCTGGATGGTCGCGAGGCATACAATCGCCGTCTTGTACAGACGGCCCTGGCATACGGTGAAAAAGAAGCTTATGTGGAAGGATATGTCAGCAGCTATCAGCGCTACCTGAATGTGCTGGCACTGACCAATCACCCTGCCGAAAGACAGCGTAAAGCATCCGCCGAACTGACAGCTATCTATAACCATTTTGGCGACAGCACCAATACAGTTGGCAGACAACACTTTATAGAAACTACCTACGCGGTAGACACAAAAGCGGAAGCTTTGTCCCTGTTACAATACGATCCTGCTGCTTATCTCTCAAAAATAAAATCTCCTGTCCTGGCCATTAACGGTTCAGAAGACATCTTCAATGAAGCCACTTCCAACCTGAAAGGCATCGAAAGCGGTCTGATAAAAGGTGGTAATCAATTCGTTACTATACGCACATTCGCTGGTCTGAACCACCTTTTTCAGCGTTGTAACACCTGTAGCGCCGAAGAATATGCCACCATTGACGAGACAATAAACCCTGCCGTATTGGAGTTTATCACAAGATGGGTACAGTTGTTGTACTAG
- a CDS encoding DUF423 domain-containing protein yields the protein MHKGFLIIASVLGALAVTLGAFGAHKLKELVPPETVGTFQTGVTYQFYHTFALLAVGILFAHLSPAAGGLLEWAGRCFFIGVILFSGSLYILTMLKATETVGLSKIGIVTPIGGLFFIAGWVCLILALLKK from the coding sequence ATGCATAAGGGATTTCTCATCATCGCATCGGTATTAGGTGCGCTGGCCGTAACATTGGGCGCTTTCGGCGCACATAAGCTGAAAGAGCTTGTACCACCGGAAACAGTCGGCACATTTCAGACAGGCGTTACTTATCAGTTCTATCATACCTTCGCCCTCCTGGCAGTAGGTATCCTCTTTGCTCACCTGTCGCCTGCCGCTGGTGGTTTGCTCGAATGGGCCGGCCGCTGCTTCTTTATCGGCGTAATACTGTTCTCCGGCTCGCTCTACATCCTGACCATGCTGAAAGCTACGGAAACCGTAGGTCTCAGCAAGATCGGTATTGTGACGCCTATCGGTGGACTCTTCTTTATCGCCGGCTGGGTTTGTCTCATCCTGGCCTTACTGAAGAAGTAA
- a CDS encoding shikimate kinase, which produces MKIFLLGFMGAGKTYWGKQLAEHLSLPFYDLDDVIVESEAMSISDIFATKGEDYFRQQENYWLKELSRNESFVISCGGGAPCFQDNMDIMNENGATIWLNPKLSLIVDRLKRKKSKRPLIQDLDDDELLGFVEKKLAERIPFYEQAQITIAESETINLDSFTQRLADIKA; this is translated from the coding sequence TTGAAAATTTTCTTACTCGGCTTTATGGGCGCCGGCAAAACTTACTGGGGAAAACAGCTGGCAGAACACCTGTCACTGCCCTTCTATGATCTGGATGATGTAATCGTCGAATCAGAAGCAATGTCCATCAGCGATATCTTTGCGACTAAAGGAGAAGATTATTTTCGTCAGCAGGAAAACTACTGGCTGAAAGAACTATCCCGCAATGAAAGCTTTGTAATATCCTGTGGCGGCGGTGCTCCCTGCTTCCAGGATAACATGGACATCATGAACGAGAACGGCGCTACCATCTGGCTCAATCCCAAATTATCCCTGATCGTGGACCGCCTCAAACGTAAAAAGTCTAAACGTCCCCTGATCCAGGATCTCGATGATGATGAACTGCTTGGTTTCGTTGAAAAGAAACTCGCAGAACGTATTCCGTTCTACGAACAGGCACAGATCACCATCGCGGAATCTGAAACGATCAACCTCGACTCTTTCACACAAAGACTGGCTGATATCAAAGCATAA
- a CDS encoding 4'-phosphopantetheinyl transferase family protein produces the protein MPLIRTIQINPGCRLGVWRIEEEEAFFREKVNISPAIHHPHKRLQHFAGRYLLQELFPGFPLSSIQIMQSRKPYLESNSLHFSISHCGDNIAAIVSSNGAVGIDIEDVKPKIEAVSHKFLSPEERAFIDPVNALPHKTICWSAKEAVYKWYGLGGVDFRENMQLAPFIFQPRGFLTCNFNKADKNARLYLQYLMENELCLTWTNDVEDLTVPTIAENAASGH, from the coding sequence ATGCCATTAATACGTACCATACAAATAAACCCCGGCTGCCGGTTGGGGGTGTGGAGAATAGAAGAGGAAGAGGCTTTTTTCCGGGAGAAGGTGAATATCTCTCCTGCGATACACCATCCGCATAAGCGATTGCAGCATTTTGCAGGGCGCTACCTGCTCCAGGAATTATTCCCGGGTTTTCCGCTCTCCAGCATACAGATCATGCAGAGCCGGAAGCCTTACCTGGAAAGCAACAGTCTGCATTTTTCCATCTCCCATTGCGGGGATAATATCGCTGCCATCGTCAGCAGTAACGGCGCTGTAGGTATTGATATTGAAGATGTAAAACCTAAAATAGAAGCAGTCTCCCACAAGTTTTTATCGCCGGAAGAGCGTGCTTTTATTGATCCCGTGAACGCCCTGCCCCATAAGACGATCTGCTGGAGCGCGAAAGAGGCTGTTTATAAGTGGTATGGACTTGGAGGGGTTGATTTTAGAGAAAATATGCAACTTGCACCCTTTATTTTTCAGCCTAGAGGCTTCCTTACGTGCAATTTTAACAAAGCGGATAAAAATGCACGGTTATATTTGCAATATCTCATGGAAAATGAACTGTGTCTGACCTGGACAAACGACGTCGAAGATCTCACAGTTCCCACCATAGCAGAGAACGCAGCTTCAGGACATTAA
- the dcd gene encoding dCTP deaminase, with protein sequence MILSDKRILEEIEKGTIVISPYDRKYLGTNSYDVHLGKYLATYKDRILDARAHNEIEHFEIPEEGYVLQPGTLYLGVTLEYTETHAHVPFLEGKSSTGRLGIDIHATAGKGDVGFCNTWTLEISCAQPVRVYAGMPIGQLIYFVVEGDVETFYNQKGNAKYNGRTIKPVESMMWKNQF encoded by the coding sequence ATGATCCTGTCAGACAAAAGGATATTGGAGGAAATTGAAAAAGGCACCATCGTTATTTCGCCTTATGACCGGAAATATCTCGGCACCAACTCTTACGACGTACATCTGGGCAAATACCTGGCAACTTACAAAGACAGAATACTGGACGCCCGTGCACACAACGAGATCGAGCATTTTGAAATACCGGAAGAAGGGTATGTGCTGCAACCAGGTACGCTTTATCTTGGTGTAACCCTCGAATACACTGAAACCCACGCCCATGTGCCATTCCTGGAAGGTAAATCCAGCACCGGCCGCCTGGGTATCGACATTCACGCAACTGCCGGTAAAGGCGATGTAGGCTTCTGTAATACCTGGACACTGGAAATCTCCTGTGCACAGCCTGTACGTGTGTATGCAGGTATGCCGATCGGACAGCTGATCTATTTTGTAGTAGAAGGCGATGTGGAAACTTTCTACAACCAAAAAGGGAACGCCAAATATAATGGCCGCACGATCAAGCCGGTAGAAAGCATGATGTGGAAAAATCAGTTCTAA
- a CDS encoding membrane protein gives MKNIYKAIIKKTTLYSLLIAAATGVTSGVRAQETPKEEDFYKILKVSSPEGTLLEVGGLTVLPNGNLGVSTRRGEVYIVENPTSRKPYFRKFASGLHEILGLVWKDGAFYCAQRGELTKLEDTNMDGKADVYETVFAWPLSGHYHEYSFGPKLAPDGSFFVSGNVAFGNQEWWRGESRVPWRGWMMHIFPDGHMEPYATGFRSPCGLGMINGELFYTDNQGDWFGSGGVWQVKQGDFIGHPAGLRWTNQPNSPVKLTTEKFYSFVDEGRPKDANGNYTKPENSTTAPFVTLMDVKKNIPELRLPAVVLPHGIQGISNSEIVQIPEGSFGPFAGQLLVGDQGQSKIMRVVMEKVKGEYQGVSFDLRNGFQSGVLRMAWSKDGSTLFVGETNRGWGSAGEANEGLQRLVWNEKMPFEMKTIKAMPDGFEIEFTLPVNKKSAEDLASYSVESFTYKYHSVYGSPMVNIAKCPVKGVKVSEDGLKARIIVDSLRKDYVHNITLEGVREKDNSYSLVHPTGYYTIHNFPDGEKLPLSQASTFNSAKVQAAAAAEKAKTAAKDAAKGTTAAAKTAAAAAPAVAKVPTYDEVKPLLAKYTCVACHNASKRQVGPAFVDVAKRKYSNEQILKLLANPKPQNWPDYATEMPPMPQVPRADGLKIAAWINSLK, from the coding sequence ATGAAAAACATTTATAAGGCAATCATAAAAAAGACCACCCTGTACTCGCTGCTGATAGCTGCGGCGACGGGTGTTACTTCCGGGGTACGTGCCCAGGAAACGCCTAAAGAAGAAGACTTTTATAAGATCCTGAAGGTATCTTCTCCTGAAGGTACTTTGCTGGAAGTAGGCGGTCTGACCGTATTACCTAACGGTAACTTAGGTGTATCTACCCGTCGTGGTGAGGTATATATCGTGGAAAACCCGACCAGCCGCAAACCTTACTTCCGTAAGTTTGCCAGCGGTTTGCACGAGATCCTCGGTCTGGTATGGAAAGATGGTGCTTTCTACTGCGCACAGCGTGGTGAACTGACCAAACTGGAAGATACCAACATGGACGGCAAGGCAGATGTATACGAAACTGTATTTGCATGGCCGCTGTCTGGTCACTACCATGAGTATAGCTTCGGTCCGAAACTGGCGCCTGATGGCTCCTTCTTCGTATCCGGCAACGTAGCTTTCGGTAACCAGGAATGGTGGAGAGGTGAAAGCCGTGTTCCATGGAGAGGCTGGATGATGCACATCTTCCCTGATGGTCATATGGAACCTTATGCTACAGGTTTCCGTTCTCCTTGTGGTCTGGGTATGATCAACGGTGAATTGTTCTATACCGATAACCAGGGTGACTGGTTCGGTTCCGGTGGTGTATGGCAGGTAAAACAAGGTGATTTCATCGGTCATCCTGCAGGTTTACGCTGGACAAATCAGCCTAACTCTCCGGTGAAGCTGACTACAGAAAAGTTCTATTCTTTTGTGGATGAAGGTCGTCCGAAAGATGCAAACGGTAATTATACCAAACCTGAGAACAGCACCACTGCTCCATTCGTAACACTGATGGATGTAAAGAAGAATATCCCTGAACTTCGCCTGCCGGCAGTTGTACTGCCACACGGTATCCAGGGTATCTCTAACTCTGAGATCGTACAGATCCCTGAAGGTTCTTTCGGTCCTTTCGCCGGCCAGTTGCTGGTAGGTGATCAGGGTCAGAGTAAGATCATGCGTGTCGTAATGGAGAAAGTAAAGGGTGAATACCAGGGTGTGTCTTTCGATCTGCGTAACGGTTTCCAGTCAGGTGTACTGCGTATGGCATGGTCTAAAGACGGTTCAACCTTATTCGTAGGTGAAACCAACCGTGGTTGGGGTTCTGCCGGTGAAGCAAACGAAGGTCTGCAACGCCTGGTATGGAACGAGAAAATGCCTTTCGAAATGAAAACGATCAAGGCAATGCCGGACGGTTTTGAAATCGAGTTTACTTTACCGGTAAATAAGAAATCAGCGGAAGACCTGGCTTCTTACTCTGTAGAAAGCTTTACTTATAAATACCACTCTGTATACGGTAGCCCTATGGTGAATATTGCAAAATGTCCGGTAAAAGGTGTGAAAGTATCTGAAGACGGATTGAAAGCAAGAATCATCGTAGACAGTCTGCGTAAGGATTATGTGCATAATATCACCCTGGAGGGCGTGCGTGAAAAAGACAATTCTTATTCACTGGTACACCCAACCGGTTACTATACTATCCACAACTTCCCTGACGGCGAAAAACTGCCTTTAAGCCAGGCAAGTACTTTCAACTCTGCGAAAGTACAGGCTGCTGCTGCCGCTGAAAAAGCGAAAACAGCTGCTAAAGACGCTGCTAAAGGAACCACTGCTGCTGCAAAAACAGCTGCTGCTGCCGCTCCTGCTGTTGCCAAAGTACCTACTTACGACGAGGTGAAACCACTGCTGGCAAAATATACCTGCGTAGCTTGTCACAATGCAAGCAAACGTCAGGTAGGTCCGGCTTTCGTGGATGTAGCAAAACGTAAATATTCTAACGAACAGATCCTGAAACTGCTCGCTAATCCTAAGCCGCAGAACTGGCCTGATTACGCGACAGAAATGCCGCCAATGCCACAGGTACCTCGTGCCGATGGTTTGAAAATCGCTGCCTGGATCAATTCATTGAAATAA
- a CDS encoding DUF1080 domain-containing protein: protein MLLRSKNHASRSLMGILCLCGVGMTVAHSAAAQTGKLPLQDLSAFREPGQSWSITSDASAKLDNPHVLDAVAGTGVLFNMPDKKHPGKDLFSSAEFGDADIELDYMMAPGSNSGIYLQGRYEIQLLDSWGTKAPKAGDNGGIYERWDDSRPNGLQGYDGHAPRVNASKAPGTWQHIKISFIAPRFDATGKKIANARMLLVELNGVTIQENVELMGPTRGAIGGGDEKATGPLRLQGDHGAVAFRNIVINKPDVSRPSNERDRGVDPILVDAPVNTLLRSFMDVKDNYRIVHAISVGSPEKVHYTYDLDKGMIAQVWRGEFLDATPMWHERGNGCSRPRGAVQFLGKSYFTLGKLASPQAAWTTDTTGSGFRPKGYVLDENDLPTFRYQVYGTSVSDVVRVLSEGRGIHRELSVAAPVEGLYAKLAEGAAIENPSKDLYVIDGKSYYLQLEDAGGEKPVIRDGAGVKELIIPVRSKLSYSILF, encoded by the coding sequence ATGTTACTTAGATCGAAGAATCATGCAAGCCGGTCTCTGATGGGCATCTTGTGTCTCTGTGGTGTGGGGATGACCGTAGCCCATTCTGCTGCTGCGCAGACAGGCAAACTGCCATTGCAGGACCTATCCGCTTTCCGCGAGCCCGGCCAGAGCTGGAGTATCACCAGTGATGCCTCCGCAAAACTGGACAATCCGCACGTACTGGACGCTGTAGCTGGTACAGGAGTATTATTTAACATGCCGGATAAAAAACATCCGGGAAAAGACCTTTTCTCCAGCGCTGAATTTGGCGATGCAGATATTGAGCTGGACTACATGATGGCGCCAGGTTCAAACTCTGGTATTTATCTGCAGGGCAGGTATGAGATCCAGTTGCTGGACAGCTGGGGTACCAAAGCGCCTAAAGCAGGTGATAATGGTGGTATCTATGAGCGTTGGGATGATAGTCGTCCGAATGGTCTGCAGGGATACGATGGCCACGCGCCACGTGTAAATGCCAGCAAAGCGCCAGGTACCTGGCAGCATATAAAGATCTCCTTTATTGCTCCCCGTTTTGACGCTACGGGCAAAAAGATCGCAAATGCGCGTATGCTGCTGGTAGAACTGAATGGTGTGACCATCCAGGAAAACGTAGAACTGATGGGCCCAACCCGTGGCGCTATTGGTGGTGGCGATGAAAAAGCAACCGGTCCTTTACGCCTTCAGGGTGACCATGGCGCGGTTGCTTTCCGCAATATCGTGATCAACAAACCAGATGTTTCCCGTCCGTCAAACGAAAGAGACAGAGGGGTAGATCCTATCCTGGTAGATGCACCGGTAAACACTTTACTGCGCAGCTTCATGGATGTAAAAGATAATTACCGTATCGTTCACGCGATCTCTGTAGGCTCTCCTGAAAAAGTACATTACACTTACGACCTGGATAAAGGTATGATTGCGCAGGTATGGCGTGGCGAATTCCTCGATGCTACCCCAATGTGGCATGAAAGAGGTAATGGCTGCTCCCGTCCGCGTGGTGCAGTACAGTTCCTGGGTAAATCTTACTTCACACTGGGTAAACTCGCTTCTCCGCAGGCTGCCTGGACGACAGATACCACCGGTTCCGGTTTCCGTCCAAAAGGATATGTACTGGATGAAAACGATCTGCCTACTTTCCGCTACCAGGTATACGGTACTTCCGTATCGGATGTGGTACGTGTGCTGAGCGAAGGTCGTGGTATTCACCGTGAACTGTCAGTAGCTGCTCCTGTTGAAGGACTATACGCTAAACTGGCGGAAGGTGCTGCGATAGAAAATCCTTCCAAAGATTTGTATGTAATAGATGGTAAATCGTATTACCTGCAGCTCGAAGATGCAGGTGGTGAGAAACCTGTTATCCGTGACGGTGCAGGCGTAAAAGAACTCATCATCCCTGTTCGCAGTAAACTGAGTTATTCCATCCTTTTCTAA
- a CDS encoding TonB-dependent receptor, with amino-acid sequence MYKIFTAALCLLTLGVSAQQFSGTVYDRERNPLQDVTIYNQRTGTHTHTNEVGVFRLKDAQTGDSLKVSRMAFKTQLIVLKEANQRVILAPSDLQLNEVAITTSLKHLNIISDIDLKTNPVKSSQELLRKVPGLFIGQHAGGGKAEQIFLRGFDIDHGTDINISVDGMPVNMVSHAHGQGYADLHFLIPETIENIDFDKGPYHADKGNLATAGYVAFKTRERLDHSSITVEGGKFNTYRTMGMFNLVNDNKQSAYVAADYQMTDGYFISPQNFNRINLIGKYTAYLDNNDKVSVAVSHFNSKWDASGQIPQRAVDAGIITRFGAIDNTEGGNTGRTNVNLQYLKHIDANTFIKNTAYYSRYHFELYSNFTFFLEDPVNGDQLRQKENRSIFGFESELNKTVYVGDNTIELKGAVGLRNDDVNDIELSHTVNRKTTLEQLKLGDINETNLYAYVSADYKLGKWLINPAVRVDHFKFDYVDKLAATYATQSQGKSIVSPKLNFLYNPSDKIQYFLKLGKGFHSNDTRVVVEQKGLSTLPAAYGADLGLIWKPVSKLVVNTAVWYLYLQQEFVYVGDAGIVEPSGKTSRKGIDVGARYQLGKWIFINGDFTYTHGRATEEAKGENYIPLAPVVTAAGGVSLHHPSGINAGINTRYLGHRPANEDNSIVAKGYCITDANVSYQYKQFTIGVITENIFNTAWNETQFATESRLKDEAAPVTEIHFTPGTPFNVRATLSYKF; translated from the coding sequence ATGTACAAAATCTTTACAGCAGCCCTTTGTCTGTTAACGCTTGGCGTCTCCGCACAGCAATTCAGCGGCACAGTCTACGACCGGGAGAGAAACCCCTTACAGGACGTCACTATTTACAACCAGCGTACCGGTACCCATACGCATACCAATGAAGTGGGCGTATTCCGTTTGAAGGACGCCCAAACCGGCGACTCTCTGAAAGTTTCGCGGATGGCTTTTAAAACACAGCTAATCGTTTTAAAAGAGGCGAACCAGCGTGTTATCCTCGCGCCATCTGACCTGCAACTGAACGAAGTAGCCATCACCACTTCACTGAAACACCTCAACATCATTTCAGACATTGATCTGAAAACCAATCCCGTGAAGTCTTCACAGGAACTGCTACGCAAAGTACCGGGCCTGTTCATCGGCCAACATGCCGGTGGCGGCAAAGCAGAACAGATCTTCCTGCGCGGTTTTGACATCGACCACGGAACCGATATCAACATCAGTGTGGACGGTATGCCGGTGAATATGGTCAGTCATGCACATGGTCAGGGTTATGCAGACCTCCACTTCCTGATACCGGAGACCATCGAAAACATCGACTTTGATAAAGGGCCTTATCATGCGGATAAGGGCAACCTCGCCACTGCCGGTTATGTCGCTTTCAAAACAAGGGAAAGATTAGATCACAGCAGTATCACTGTTGAAGGGGGTAAATTCAATACCTATCGCACCATGGGCATGTTCAACCTTGTTAATGATAATAAGCAGTCCGCCTATGTGGCAGCTGATTACCAGATGACAGACGGATATTTCATTTCTCCGCAGAACTTCAACCGTATTAACCTGATCGGCAAATACACGGCTTATCTCGATAACAATGATAAAGTGTCAGTAGCTGTTTCTCATTTCAACAGTAAATGGGACGCCAGCGGACAGATTCCACAACGTGCAGTAGATGCAGGTATCATCACACGCTTTGGAGCAATCGATAATACGGAAGGTGGTAATACCGGACGTACCAATGTGAATCTTCAATACCTGAAGCATATCGACGCAAATACGTTCATCAAAAATACCGCCTACTACAGCCGTTATCATTTTGAACTCTATTCCAATTTCACCTTCTTCCTGGAAGATCCCGTGAATGGCGATCAGCTCAGACAAAAAGAAAACAGGAGCATCTTCGGATTTGAATCGGAACTGAATAAAACCGTGTACGTAGGAGACAACACCATCGAACTGAAAGGCGCTGTCGGCTTACGCAATGATGATGTCAATGATATTGAACTATCCCACACCGTCAACAGGAAAACAACGCTGGAGCAGCTGAAACTGGGTGATATCAATGAAACGAACCTGTATGCGTATGTCAGCGCAGATTATAAATTAGGTAAATGGTTGATCAATCCGGCGGTACGTGTCGATCATTTCAAATTTGATTATGTGGATAAACTGGCTGCTACTTATGCAACACAGTCGCAAGGGAAATCTATCGTGAGTCCAAAGCTGAACTTCCTCTATAATCCGAGCGACAAAATCCAGTACTTCCTGAAATTAGGAAAGGGATTTCATAGCAATGATACCCGCGTTGTAGTCGAACAGAAAGGTTTATCCACATTACCGGCCGCCTATGGCGCAGATCTGGGTTTGATCTGGAAACCGGTCTCCAAACTGGTAGTGAATACAGCTGTGTGGTACCTTTATCTGCAACAGGAATTTGTGTATGTGGGAGACGCGGGTATCGTAGAACCCAGTGGAAAAACCAGCCGTAAAGGAATCGATGTCGGCGCCCGTTATCAGCTGGGTAAATGGATCTTTATCAATGGCGACTTTACTTATACACACGGTCGTGCAACGGAAGAAGCAAAAGGAGAAAACTATATTCCTTTAGCTCCGGTGGTCACAGCTGCAGGTGGTGTTAGTCTGCATCATCCTTCCGGCATCAATGCAGGGATCAATACCCGTTACCTGGGACATCGTCCGGCAAATGAAGATAACAGCATTGTCGCGAAAGGATATTGTATAACTGATGCAAATGTCAGCTATCAGTATAAGCAGTTTACAATTGGCGTCATTACAGAGAATATCTTTAATACGGCATGGAATGAGACGCAGTTTGCGACGGAGAGCAGGTTGAAGGACGAAGCTGCGCCGGTGACGGAGATACATTTTACTCCGGGGACGCCGTTTAATGTGAGGGCGACGTTGAGTTATAAGTTTTAG
- a CDS encoding helix-turn-helix domain-containing protein — translation MSKGQPYHFKSIAEFHQFRGLPQPENPLISLIDVRDLLYAPNSAFTLINDFYSISLKRNFPYKVNYGQQSYDFNDGVMFFTSPGQVLRLETGDGSFSETSGWILAFHPDLLWNTALAKTIRQYAYFDYAVNEALFLSGKEETIINDIVQHIKNEYSGNMDRLSHAVLIAQLDLLLIYSERFYQRQFMTRRIASHQILSRLEDLLNDYFESPAITNEGLPSVRYIAERLNISPGYLSSLLKSLTGQNTQQHLHNKLIDIAKQKLSTTNLSVSEIAYELGFEHLASFSKLFKAKTKVSPQDFRASFN, via the coding sequence ATGTCAAAAGGCCAGCCATATCATTTTAAAAGCATCGCTGAGTTCCATCAGTTCAGAGGATTGCCGCAGCCAGAAAATCCCCTGATCAGCCTGATCGACGTCAGAGACCTGTTGTATGCACCTAACAGTGCATTTACATTGATCAATGATTTCTATTCGATATCGCTGAAGCGGAACTTTCCGTATAAAGTGAACTACGGTCAGCAGTCCTATGATTTCAATGATGGTGTTATGTTTTTTACATCACCAGGACAGGTGTTAAGGCTGGAAACCGGTGACGGTTCGTTTTCAGAAACTTCGGGATGGATACTGGCTTTCCATCCCGATCTTCTATGGAACACAGCTCTGGCAAAAACAATCAGACAATATGCGTACTTTGACTATGCTGTCAACGAGGCATTATTTCTTTCAGGAAAAGAGGAAACCATTATCAACGACATCGTGCAGCACATCAAAAATGAATATAGCGGCAATATGGACCGTCTAAGCCATGCCGTGCTCATTGCCCAGCTGGATTTATTGCTGATCTATTCGGAACGGTTTTATCAACGTCAGTTTATGACGCGCAGAATTGCCAGTCATCAGATACTCTCACGGCTGGAAGATCTTTTAAATGATTATTTTGAAAGTCCGGCGATAACCAATGAAGGCTTGCCTTCTGTCAGATATATCGCAGAAAGACTGAATATATCCCCTGGATACCTGAGTAGTTTGTTAAAGTCATTGACCGGACAGAATACACAACAACACTTACACAATAAATTAATCGATATCGCTAAGCAGAAGTTATCCACGACAAATCTTTCTGTTAGTGAGATTGCTTATGAACTGGGATTTGAACACCTGGCTTCTTTCAGTAAGTTATTCAAGGCAAAAACAAAGGTTTCTCCACAGGATTTCAGGGCCTCCTTTAATTAG